One Streptomyces lincolnensis genomic region harbors:
- a CDS encoding glycoside hydrolase family 32 protein encodes MSLTARVPDPDAPRFRVRPPAHWINDPNGPFRWQGRYHLFYQHNPDAPVHTNVHWGHVSSPDLAHWEHHPVALTPTPGGPDEAGCWSGCVVDDDGVPTAVYTGVDRHHTGLGTICLARATVPDDETLTDWKPHPTPVVTGPPPGLDVVMFRDPFVFHHAGHRWALVGAGHADGTPSVLLYDCDDLSAWRFAGVLVDGHDPVAARVFGDGATGWECPQLFATASGEWVLVVSLWDGDPSSTGYLTGRLHPYRDGELRLVPRTGGPVDHGRDFYAPAVLQEADRAVLWGWSWEAREQAAVDRAGWAGVLTAPRTLDTHPDGSLRMAPAPELRLLRAPDPFVTEPGVPVSLPDAYDLTVTARSLTTVSLLRSASGAELTVRLDPDERTVTLDRDGWPRTGALGPVTAGVPEAEITVRILVDGSLLELFVGDRATVTERVYRRADDVPELVVRGAGARVTGWEQVPPTSG; translated from the coding sequence TTGAGCCTCACCGCTCGCGTCCCGGACCCCGACGCCCCGCGCTTCCGGGTCCGTCCGCCCGCCCACTGGATCAACGACCCCAACGGTCCCTTCCGCTGGCAGGGCCGCTACCACCTCTTCTACCAGCACAACCCCGACGCCCCGGTGCACACGAACGTCCACTGGGGGCATGTCTCCAGCCCCGATCTCGCCCACTGGGAGCACCACCCCGTCGCGCTCACACCGACGCCCGGCGGCCCGGACGAGGCCGGCTGCTGGTCGGGGTGCGTGGTCGACGACGACGGCGTGCCGACCGCCGTGTACACCGGCGTGGACCGGCACCACACCGGTCTCGGCACGATCTGCCTCGCCCGGGCCACGGTCCCCGACGACGAGACGCTCACCGACTGGAAGCCGCACCCCACCCCCGTCGTGACCGGCCCGCCGCCGGGACTGGACGTGGTGATGTTCCGCGACCCGTTCGTCTTCCACCACGCCGGCCACCGCTGGGCCCTGGTCGGAGCGGGCCACGCCGACGGTACGCCGTCGGTCCTGCTCTACGACTGTGACGACCTGTCGGCCTGGCGGTTCGCCGGGGTCCTGGTGGACGGCCACGACCCTGTGGCGGCCCGGGTGTTCGGCGACGGAGCGACCGGCTGGGAGTGCCCTCAGCTGTTCGCGACGGCGAGCGGGGAATGGGTGCTGGTGGTGTCCCTGTGGGACGGAGACCCGAGCTCCACCGGCTATCTGACGGGCCGTCTGCACCCGTACAGGGACGGGGAGTTGCGTCTCGTGCCCCGCACGGGCGGTCCAGTCGACCACGGCCGGGACTTCTACGCCCCCGCCGTGCTCCAGGAGGCGGACCGGGCCGTGCTGTGGGGCTGGTCCTGGGAGGCCCGCGAACAGGCCGCCGTGGACCGGGCCGGCTGGGCGGGGGTCCTCACCGCGCCCCGCACCCTGGACACCCACCCCGACGGTTCACTGCGCATGGCACCGGCACCCGAACTCCGGCTGCTGCGCGCACCCGACCCGTTCGTCACGGAGCCCGGTGTCCCCGTGTCTCTTCCGGATGCCTACGACCTGACCGTCACCGCCCGCTCCCTCACGACCGTGTCGCTGCTGCGCTCGGCGTCGGGTGCGGAACTGACGGTCCGGCTGGACCCGGACGAGCGGACGGTCACCCTGGACCGCGACGGATGGCCCCGCACCGGCGCGCTGGGCCCGGTCACCGCCGGAGTCCCGGAGGCGGAGATCACCGTACGGATCCTCGTCGACGGATCGCTCCTCGAACTCTTCGTCGGCGACCGGGCCACGGTGACCGAGCGGGTCTACCGGCGCGCCGACGACGTGCCGGAGCTGGTCGTGCGGGGGGCCGGCGCCCGGGTCACGGGATGGGAGCAGGTCCCACCGACGAGCGGGTGA
- a CDS encoding LacI family DNA-binding transcriptional regulator: MGDAEDKQRRTAGRSTSRDVARLAGVSHTAVSFVFNGRAEGNLSPATQERIRQAAAQLGYRPDPVARGLRRSRTAVIGLVTDEIASTPFAGRLLRGAMETAWQSEHLVLTVDSGGDRAKEDAAVAELLDRRVDGIIYAAMSLRRVRVPEGLHRTHSVLANCLPEDDSLPSVVPAERAGGRTAARLLLDQGHRRIALVGGHDDIASVERLRGFRDALRAEGITLPREWVVRTGGEISSGYEGATRILDGVPADRRPTGIFCYNDRVAAGALHASTRLGITVPDELSVVGYDDQEHMAAFLTPPLTTVGLPHRAMGEAATRLLLDAIATGRTPPATVRRLACPVITRSSVGPAPIP, encoded by the coding sequence ATGGGCGACGCCGAGGACAAGCAGCGCAGAACCGCGGGGCGGTCCACGTCACGGGACGTCGCGCGGCTCGCCGGCGTGTCGCACACCGCGGTCTCCTTCGTCTTCAACGGCCGCGCCGAGGGCAACCTCTCGCCCGCCACCCAGGAACGGATCCGGCAGGCCGCCGCCCAGCTCGGCTACCGCCCTGACCCCGTCGCCCGCGGCCTGCGCCGCAGCCGTACGGCCGTGATCGGCCTGGTCACCGACGAGATCGCCTCCACACCCTTCGCCGGGCGACTGCTGCGCGGCGCGATGGAGACCGCCTGGCAGAGCGAGCACCTCGTGCTGACCGTCGACTCGGGCGGCGACCGGGCCAAGGAGGACGCGGCCGTCGCCGAGCTCCTGGACCGCCGCGTGGACGGCATCATCTACGCGGCGATGTCCCTGCGCCGCGTCCGCGTCCCCGAGGGACTGCACCGCACCCACTCCGTCCTCGCCAACTGTCTGCCCGAGGACGACTCGCTGCCCTCCGTCGTCCCCGCCGAACGCGCCGGAGGGCGGACGGCGGCACGGCTGCTCCTGGACCAGGGGCACCGCAGGATCGCCCTGGTCGGCGGCCATGACGACATCGCCTCCGTCGAGCGGCTGCGCGGCTTCCGGGACGCCCTGCGGGCCGAGGGGATCACGCTGCCCAGGGAGTGGGTCGTACGGACCGGGGGTGAGATCTCCAGCGGGTACGAGGGCGCCACGCGGATTCTCGACGGGGTCCCGGCGGACCGGCGGCCCACCGGGATCTTCTGCTACAACGACCGGGTCGCGGCGGGCGCGCTGCACGCCTCCACCCGGCTCGGGATCACCGTGCCCGACGAGCTGTCCGTGGTCGGGTACGACGACCAGGAGCACATGGCCGCGTTCCTCACCCCGCCCCTGACCACGGTCGGGCTGCCGCACCGGGCGATGGGCGAGGCCGCCACCCGGCTGCTCCTGGACGCCATCGCCACGGGACGCACGCCGCCCGCCACGGTACGGCGCCTCGCCTGCCCGGTGATCACCCGCTCGTCGGTGGGACCTGCTCCCATCCCGTGA
- a CDS encoding aldo/keto reductase, with product MISIPTHPLNDGTTLPALGLGTWPMDDTQAEQAVRGALDLGYRLVDTATNYRNETGVGRGVAGSDVPREEIVVTTKLPGRHHGYEETLASFEESRTRLGLEYVDLYLIHWPLPRVDKYVDSWKAMIKLREDGLVRSIGVSNFTVAHIERLEKETGVLPSVNQIELHPLLPQDELRAHHAGKGIVTESWSPLGRGSDLLRDPAVRHVADAHGVTPGQVILRWHLQVGAVPIPKSGDPERQRANLDVFGFELDPAQMAAIGDRAQRRLGGDPETHEEF from the coding sequence GTGATCAGCATTCCGACCCACCCGCTCAACGACGGCACGACGCTCCCCGCGCTCGGCCTCGGCACCTGGCCGATGGACGACACGCAGGCCGAGCAGGCCGTGCGTGGTGCCCTGGACCTGGGCTACCGCCTGGTGGACACGGCGACGAACTACCGCAACGAGACCGGCGTCGGCCGCGGCGTGGCCGGCAGCGACGTGCCCCGCGAGGAGATCGTCGTGACGACGAAGCTTCCCGGCCGGCACCACGGCTACGAGGAGACCCTCGCCTCCTTCGAGGAATCCCGCACCCGGCTGGGCCTGGAGTACGTGGATCTGTATCTGATCCACTGGCCGCTCCCCCGGGTCGACAAGTACGTCGACTCGTGGAAGGCCATGATCAAGCTCCGTGAGGACGGCCTGGTGCGGTCGATCGGTGTCTCCAACTTCACCGTCGCGCACATCGAACGGCTGGAGAAGGAGACCGGCGTCCTGCCCTCGGTCAACCAGATCGAACTGCATCCCCTCCTCCCGCAGGACGAACTGCGTGCCCACCACGCCGGCAAGGGCATCGTCACCGAGAGCTGGAGTCCCCTCGGCCGCGGCTCGGACCTGCTCCGGGACCCGGCCGTGCGCCATGTCGCCGACGCGCACGGCGTCACGCCCGGCCAGGTGATCCTGCGCTGGCACCTCCAGGTCGGCGCCGTACCGATCCCGAAGTCCGGGGACCCGGAGCGGCAGCGCGCGAACCTCGACGTCTTCGGCTTCGAACTGGACCCGGCCCAGATGGCGGCGATCGGCGACCGCGCCCAACGGCGTCTCGGCGGGGACCCGGAGACGCACGAGGAGTTCTGA
- a CDS encoding DNA polymerase ligase N-terminal domain-containing protein — translation MKERLRDYHGKRDFDRTREPEGRAGAAGAEPRFVVQIHDASTMHFDFRLQVGDVLKSWSVPKGPSGIPKDKRLAVPTEDHPLEYEEFEGVIPEGQYGGGTVIVWDHGTYEPLSHDREGRSVDFAESIEHGHATFRLHGSKLHGTYALTRFRGDEDESWLLVKKAEGRAGGHGAPDPRRARSVRSGRTLSQVAADDREK, via the coding sequence GTGAAGGAGCGACTGCGGGACTACCACGGCAAGCGGGACTTCGACCGGACCCGCGAGCCCGAGGGGCGCGCGGGGGCCGCGGGTGCGGAGCCCCGGTTCGTCGTGCAGATCCATGACGCGAGCACGATGCACTTCGACTTCCGCCTTCAGGTCGGCGACGTCCTGAAGTCCTGGTCGGTCCCGAAGGGCCCCTCCGGCATCCCCAAGGACAAGCGGCTGGCCGTACCGACCGAGGACCACCCCCTGGAGTACGAGGAGTTCGAGGGGGTGATCCCGGAGGGCCAGTACGGCGGCGGGACGGTGATCGTCTGGGATCACGGCACGTACGAGCCGCTCAGCCACGACCGCGAAGGGCGGTCGGTGGACTTCGCTGAGTCGATCGAGCACGGCCACGCCACGTTCCGCCTGCACGGCTCCAAGCTGCACGGCACATACGCCCTGACCCGCTTCCGCGGCGACGAGGACGAGTCCTGGCTGCTGGTGAAGAAGGCCGAGGGGCGCGCCGGCGGGCACGGCGCCCCCGACCCACGGCGGGCCCGGTCCGTGCGCTCGGGCCGCACGCTCTCCCAGGTCGCGGCGGACGACCGTGAGAAGTGA
- a CDS encoding FAD-dependent oxidoreductase, translating into MAIIGAALTGLSAALHLAREGASVHVFEKDTVGFGASGRNGGMATTGLSIGFRDAVPRYGFDTAKRYLMAYHDAVDTLEKLVTDENIDCDFARTGKLNLASRPAHFDGLRRTHEIMSGRLGLETRLVSKSELRSEIGSDLYHGAMVEARSAGLHVGKFTTEVFPQLTQARVDYCWGGLVDMSPPGRSSRNVCRELPGPVTPRSSIMAVVEDVRLGEEITDGVDRCGDRRYSALRPGTGRPGAPARPRAAGPPKSPAPAQADRVEADRRPRPCYAEAVRRTSRRTAVPTGAGQTLPAATTFRSSSPS; encoded by the coding sequence GTGGCGATCATCGGGGCCGCCCTGACCGGCCTCTCGGCGGCACTGCACCTGGCGCGCGAGGGTGCCTCCGTGCATGTCTTCGAGAAGGACACGGTCGGCTTCGGCGCGTCCGGACGCAACGGCGGTATGGCCACCACGGGCTTGTCAATCGGGTTCCGTGACGCGGTCCCCCGCTACGGCTTCGATACCGCCAAGCGGTATCTGATGGCCTACCACGACGCGGTCGACACCCTTGAGAAGCTCGTCACTGACGAGAACATCGACTGCGACTTCGCCCGCACGGGCAAGCTGAACCTGGCCTCCAGGCCGGCGCACTTCGACGGTCTGCGCAGGACCCACGAGATCATGTCCGGCCGGCTGGGGTTGGAGACCCGCCTGGTCTCCAAGAGCGAACTCCGCTCCGAGATCGGCTCCGACCTCTACCACGGCGCGATGGTCGAGGCCAGGAGTGCCGGGCTGCACGTCGGCAAGTTCACCACCGAGGTCTTCCCGCAGCTCACGCAAGCGCGCGTCGACTACTGCTGGGGCGGCCTGGTCGACATGTCCCCTCCTGGCCGATCCAGCCGGAATGTATGCCGGGAACTGCCCGGCCCGGTGACGCCGCGGTCCAGCATCATGGCCGTCGTCGAGGATGTACGCCTTGGTGAGGAGATCACTGATGGCGTTGACCGCTGCGGAGATCGCCGATATTCGGCGCTACGCCCGGGAACTGGCCGACCAGGCGCCCCCGCTCGCCCCCGAGCAGCGGGACCGCCCAAAAGCCCTGCTCCGGCGCAAGCCGACCGAGTCGAAGCCGATCGCCGCCCAAGGCCCTGTTACGCAGAAGCGGTCCGCCGGACGAGCCGACGAACCGCGGTCCCCACCGGGGCAGGTCAGACGCTGCCGGCGGCAACGACCTTCCGGAGTTCCTCACCGTCGTAG
- a CDS encoding nuclear transport factor 2 family protein, with product MTTMDAVQRYYDAWINLDGDMADVPLADDFVFVGPVGSFDSAADFRAMAAQFGPIAQDFSVRHQFTDGDLVCSIVRWNLPQVSGTTNAAELLTVEDGVLVRAEVIYDGEELRKVVAAGSV from the coding sequence ATGACGACGATGGATGCCGTACAGCGTTACTACGACGCGTGGATCAATCTCGACGGCGACATGGCCGACGTGCCCCTTGCCGACGATTTCGTATTCGTCGGCCCGGTGGGTTCCTTTGATTCCGCGGCGGACTTTCGCGCCATGGCGGCGCAGTTCGGGCCGATCGCTCAGGACTTCTCCGTCCGCCACCAGTTCACCGACGGAGACCTGGTGTGCTCGATCGTGCGGTGGAACCTGCCCCAGGTGAGCGGAACCACCAACGCGGCCGAACTGCTCACCGTCGAGGACGGTGTCCTCGTCCGCGCCGAGGTCATCTACGACGGTGAGGAACTCCGGAAGGTCGTTGCCGCCGGCAGCGTCTGA
- a CDS encoding MarR family winged helix-turn-helix transcriptional regulator produces MSERHASEREQGTWNQLVALHAQVSELVERALQDRFGLSLTEYSALEALAEAPGPAGLRMQALAEAIGLNQSSVSRLVARLERQGLAERSLNERDRRGVFTSITETGRETLKEATPVYLQTLAAAFDRVGADPVLRELIERIIQ; encoded by the coding sequence ATGAGTGAGCGTCACGCCAGTGAGCGAGAGCAGGGCACATGGAACCAACTCGTCGCGCTGCACGCGCAGGTGTCCGAGTTGGTGGAACGAGCCCTGCAGGACCGCTTCGGGCTGTCGCTCACGGAGTACAGCGCACTGGAAGCGCTCGCCGAGGCGCCCGGACCCGCGGGCCTGCGCATGCAGGCGCTCGCTGAGGCGATCGGTCTCAACCAGAGTTCCGTCAGCCGTCTGGTCGCCCGACTGGAGCGGCAGGGGCTCGCGGAGCGCAGTCTCAACGAGCGCGACCGGCGCGGCGTTTTCACCAGCATTACGGAAACCGGCCGGGAGACACTGAAGGAAGCGACACCCGTCTATTTGCAGACACTTGCCGCTGCTTTTGACAGGGTGGGTGCCGACCCGGTCCTGCGGGAATTGATCGAGCGCATCATCCAGTGA